Proteins from a single region of Styela clava chromosome 1, kaStyClav1.hap1.2, whole genome shotgun sequence:
- the LOC120348644 gene encoding putative universal stress protein SH1215 translates to MAEQNEPATGDEGVIKIMVCVDGSKHAETAFKFYVQQFHKPENKVIFMHVAKLVMHSHVYTGAMGVVLPEVPTKDEVEKEKKRAKELKEKFHKFCEELGVPKHEFVTIMEGEGGLGATIVAAAKRRSVSSIICGCRGLGAIRRTILGSVSDYVLHHSHVPTLICPKET, encoded by the coding sequence ATGGCGGAACAAAATGAACCTGCAACTGGAGACGAAGGAGTGATAAAGATCATGGTTTGCGTTGACGGGAGCAAGCACGCTGAAACAGCATTTAAATTCTATGTTCAGCAATTCCACAAACCCGAAAACAAAGTTATTTTCATGCATGTTGCAAAACTGGTGATGCATTCGCATGTTTACACCGGTGCAATGGGAGTAGTACTACCAGAGGTTCCAACCAAAGATGAAGTAGAAAAAGAGAAAAAGCGGGCAAAAGAATTAAAGGAAAAATTTCACAAGTTTTGCGAGGAACTGGGAGTCCCAAAACATGAATTTGTGACGATAATGGAAGGAGAAGGAGGGCTTGGAGCTACAATCGTTGCTGCGGCAAAGAGGCGTAGTGTATCTTCGATCATTTGTGGATGCAGAGGTCTTGGGGCCATAAGAAGAACCATACTTGGATCTGTGAGCGACTACGTTCTACATCATAGTCATGTACCAACTTTGATTTGCCCCAAAGAAACATAA